The DNA sequence CAGAACCTGCGCGACGCCGGCGACCCGGTGGAGGCGGCGGCCCGCTACGACGCGCAGGGGGCCGACGAGGTCACCTACCTCGACATCGCCGCCACCCTGGAGAACCGCGGCACCCTGCTCGACCTGGTGACCCGCACCGCGGCCCGGGTCTTCGCCCCGCTCACGGTGGGCGGGGGCGTCCGCAGCGAGCAGGACTTCGTGGCCCTGCTGCACGCCGGGGCCGACAAGGTGAGCGTCAACTCCTCGGCGGTGAAGGACCCCGGGCTGGTGGACCGGCTCTCGGCCATCGCCGGGGCCCAGGCGCTGGTGGTGGCGGTGGACGTGAAGCGGCGCCCCAGGGCGGAGGGGCGGCCGCAGGAGTGGGAGGTCCACGTGGCCGGCGGCTCCCGGGCCACCGGCCTGGAGGGGCTGGCCTGGTGCCGCGAGGTGGCGGCGCGCGGGGCCGGCGAGCTCCTGCTCACCTCGATGGACCGCGACGGGACCCAGGCCGGCTACGACCTCGAGCTGCTGGAGCGGGTCTGCGGGTCGGTCACCATCCCGGTCATCGCCTCGGGCGGGGTCGGGTCGCTGGAGCACCTGGCCGAGGGGCTCCGCTTCGCCGACGCGGCCCTGGCGGCCTCCATCTTCCACGACGGCAAGCACACCGTGGGCGAGGCCAAGGCCTTCCTCCGGGCCCGCGGCATCGAGGTGAGGCCATGAGCGCGAAGCGACCCGACCCGGCCGCCGGCGGCGACCTCCGGGCCGACCCGGTGCCCGCCACCTCGGTGCTGGACCTGGTGAAGTTCGACGACCGCGGCCTGGTGCCGGTGATCGCCCAGGAGGCGGACGGCACGGTGCTCATGCTGGCCTGGGCCAACCGGGCGGCCCTGCAGGAGACCCTGGCCACCGGGCGCGGCACCTACTGGTCGCGCAGCCGCCAGGCGCTCTGGCGCAAGGGCGACACCTCCGGCCACCTGCAGGTGGTCTCCCGGGTGGCGGTGGACTGCGACGGAGACGCCGTGCTCTACACCCTGGCCCAGACGGGCCCCGCCTGCCACACCGGGGCGCGCAGCTGCTTCTTCACCTCCCAGGAGATCTAGATGGCCGACGAGCGCTTCCTCGCCCAGCTCTGGAGCACCATCGAGGCCCGCCGGGCCGACCCGGCGGCGGAGCAGAGCTACACCCGCCAGCTGCTGGCCAAGCCGGGCAAGGCCCGCCGCAAGGTGATCGAGGAGGCCTACGAGGTGGCCGAGGCCCAGCAGGGGCTGCTGGCCGGCCTGGACACCCGCGAGCACCTGGCGCTGGAGGCGGCCGATCTCGTCTACCACCTGTTCGTGGTGCTGGCCTCCGCGGGGGTCACGCCGACCGAGGTCTACGAGGTGCTGGAGAAGCGCCACGCCCCCCGCCCACCCGGCGGAACCCCTTGACAAGGTAACGAAAAATTCCTAAGAGGCCCGTTCCATAGAGCGGAGAAGCCGGGTGCCCACAAGGCGTCCGGCTTTGCGTTTTCGTGGCGACCCGACGACCCAGGCTTTCCCGCAGCGGCGAGCCGAACCAGGCCTGAGAGGCCAAGAGGACAAGAATGACCGGAGTGCGTGTCAAGGAAGGCGAGTCCTTCGAGAACGCCATGAAGCGCTTCAAGAAGCAGTGCGAGAAGGCGGGCATCCTCTCGGAGATCCGCAAGCGCGAGCACTACGAGAAGCCCAGCGTGAAGCGGAAGAAGAAGGCCCTGGCCGCCAAGAAGCGCGCGCTCAAGAAGAACCGCAAGACCTACTAGGTCGCGCTCCGCCCTCGGGACCCTCATGGCCCTCAAGGACCAGCTCGACGCCGACCTCAAGACGGCCATGCGCGACAAGGACACGGTGAAGCTCTCCGTGGTCCGGATGCTCAAGAGCGCCGTCAAGTACCGCGAGATCGAGATCATGAAGCCGCTGGACGACGGCGGCGTGCTGCAGGTGATCTCCTCGGAGATCAAGCGGCACAAGGACTCGGTCGAGCAGTACCGGGCCGGCAAC is a window from the Anaeromyxobacter sp. genome containing:
- the hisE gene encoding phosphoribosyl-ATP diphosphatase; its protein translation is MADERFLAQLWSTIEARRADPAAEQSYTRQLLAKPGKARRKVIEEAYEVAEAQQGLLAGLDTREHLALEAADLVYHLFVVLASAGVTPTEVYEVLEKRHAPRPPGGTP
- the hisI gene encoding phosphoribosyl-AMP cyclohydrolase, which translates into the protein MSAKRPDPAAGGDLRADPVPATSVLDLVKFDDRGLVPVIAQEADGTVLMLAWANRAALQETLATGRGTYWSRSRQALWRKGDTSGHLQVVSRVAVDCDGDAVLYTLAQTGPACHTGARSCFFTSQEI
- a CDS encoding 30S ribosomal protein S21; protein product: MTGVRVKEGESFENAMKRFKKQCEKAGILSEIRKREHYEKPSVKRKKKALAAKKRALKKNRKTY
- the hisF gene encoding imidazole glycerol phosphate synthase subunit HisF, whose amino-acid sequence is MPAKRIIPCLDVKNGRVVKGVNFQNLRDAGDPVEAAARYDAQGADEVTYLDIAATLENRGTLLDLVTRTAARVFAPLTVGGGVRSEQDFVALLHAGADKVSVNSSAVKDPGLVDRLSAIAGAQALVVAVDVKRRPRAEGRPQEWEVHVAGGSRATGLEGLAWCREVAARGAGELLLTSMDRDGTQAGYDLELLERVCGSVTIPVIASGGVGSLEHLAEGLRFADAALAASIFHDGKHTVGEAKAFLRARGIEVRP